The Bacteriovorax sp. BAL6_X genome window below encodes:
- a CDS encoding 30S ribosomal protein S10, whose protein sequence is MKASKLRIKLRAYDHKLLDSSVDEIVQTAKETG, encoded by the coding sequence ATGAAAGCTTCTAAGTTAAGAATTAAATTACGCGCATATGATCACAAGCTTCTAGATAGCTCAGTTGATGAGATCGTACAAACAGCTAAAGAGACAGGC